CGAATTCCAGTGAAGGAGATACTATCCTACTCTCCCCCGCCACAGCTAGTTTTGACGCTTACTCAGGATATGTGGCTAGAGGCAATGATTTCAAACGGATCATGGAGGAACTGTCTTGAATAAAAAGAAGACACTATCCGATAAACCGGAACGCTTAGACTACTGGCTCCTTGGCGCGGCACTATTGCTCGCGTGCTTCGGGCTTATGATGGTCCTTTCTGCCAGTGGCATTATGGCTGAACGGTTTTTCGATGATAAGTACCTGTTTTTCAGAAAACAGGCGATCTTCCTGTGCGCCGGTACATTTATGATGTACCTATGTTCGCGCCTGCCCAAAGCCTTTTTCTACAATTTGGTTTACATCTGGCTTATGGCAGCGTTCGTACTGCTGATGCTCAGTGATTTCACTCCTCTTTCCGTGGCTGCAGGGGGTGCTAAGCGCTGGATTGCATTCGGCCCCATACGCATTCAGCCGCTTGAGTTTTGTAAGCCAGCGCTGGTGCTTTATCTTGCTTACTTTTTCTCCCGCAAGCAGGACAGAATTAAGTCGTTCAGCATCGGCTTTCTACCGCCATTCGCCATTACAGGCGCTTTATGCCTTCTACTGATGCTCCAGCCGGACTTCGGTGGATCAGTATTTCTCTGCATGATCTTATTTTTCATGTCCCTTGTAGGCGGAACACGAATTTCATATCTGCTGACCTCCCTTCTATTCGCAGGGGGCGCAGGTTATCTACTGATTACGAGTTCTCCATACAGACTAAAACGCATGACTGCTTTCATGGATCCGTTTAAAAGCGCACAAAACGAAGGCTATCAGCTTGTGCAGTCTCTATACGCTTTTGGATCAGGGAATGTTTTCGGCCAAGGACTTGGCGCAGGTAAACAGAAACTTTTCTTTCTTCCAGAAGCACACAACGATTTTATTATGGCTGTTGTCGGCGAAGAACTTGGATTCATCGGCGTCACGATTGTAATGATTGTAATCGGATTTTTGCTCTGGAGAGGCTTTAAAATAGCTTTAGCACAAGAAAACTTGCAAGACAGATTCACAGCTTACGGAATGACCATAATGTTAGGCCTCGGATTCATTTTGAATCTGGCTGTTGTGATGGGGACGGTTCCTCCGAAAGGAGTTCCAATGCCTTTCGTCAGTTACGGTGGATCAAGCTTAATTATTTCATGCATCGCCATTGGCATTCTCCTGAATTTATCCAGGGGGAAAGTATAATGCAGCGCGTAATTCTAACTACTGGCGGAACAGGCGGACACGTTTTTCCAGCTTTGGCTGTTGCAGCCAATATTCAGGAAAAATATCCACAGTGTGAAATCCTTTTCCTTGGGGGTGCAGGGCCGGAAGGTGACATGGTCAAACGTGCAGACATCACGTTTAAGGATCTTCCTGCCAAAGGGGTTATGGGCGGCGGATTAAAAAGAATTTTCGGATCTTTCTGGATATTTAAAGCATTGGCCTACGCAATAAAAGAAATCGTCAGCTTTAAGCCTGATGCCATTATAGGATTCGGAGGATACGCAGGATTCAGCCCAGTATTAGCTGGATGGATGCTCGGAGTTCCCACGGCCATTCATGAGCAAAACAGCATTCCCGGAATATCAAACCGGATACTGGGTAAAGTCGTTAAAACTGTTTTTGCCTCTTTCGAAGATACAAAAGGCTTTTTCTCCCCAGACAAAGTTGATGTTGTGGGGAACCCTGTTCGCAAAGAAATCATTGATTTTGCGAGCAAAGCAAAGGAAAGAAGTATTCTGGTTTTTGGTGGAAGTCAGGGAGCACAAGCTATCAATGATGCAATCATTGAAGCGCTTCCACTACTAAAAATGGAAGACATAAATATGCGGCACCAAACTGGCAAAACAGACTTCGAAAGGGTCAAAAGCGAGTACAAAAAGGCATCCGTGAATGCACTTGCTGTCTCACCTTTCATATATGATATGTCTGCCGCTTACGCAGAGGCTCAGCTTGTCGTTTGCAGATCCGGTGCTTCAACAGTTTTCGAAATAGCGGCAGCAGGCAAACCAGCGATTTTCATCCCGTATCCGCATGCTACGCATGATCATCAAACTGGAAACGCTCAGCACCTTGAAAAAATCGGGGCCGCAATAGTTATTCCGCAAAATGAACTAACAGGTAAAAAACTGGCTCATCAAATAATGAACTTACTTAGAGACGAAGACGCTCTCGATAAAATGGGGAATCAAGCACTTAAATTTGCACGCCCCGAAGCCGCATCCGCAATAGTGAGCGGCTTAGAAGTAATTATTCGCATGAAAAAAACGGGAGGTTTGGCATGATCGCAGCAGAAGGACCTAGTGTACCAGCACACATGGACAAAGCATGTCCCATTATGCGCAGTAGAGTCGGCACCATTCATATGATAGGAATCGGCGGTTCCGGCATGAGCGGAATTGCTGAAGTTCTGATCAACATGGGCTTTACCGTTACAGGATCGGATTTAGCGGCGGGAGATCCCGTTAAACGTCTCCTTAAAATTGGAGCACAAATTTTTATCGGGCACGGTGCGGAAAACGTCACCGATGCTGATGTTGTGGTCAAGTCTACAGCAATTTCAGACGACAACCCTGAGATTGTTAAAGCTAGGGAACTTGGAATTCCGATTATTCCAAGAGCGGAAATGCTAGCCGAACTGATGCGCCTCCGCACAGGGATAGCTATTGCCGGAACCCATGGTAAAACAACGACCACCTCACTGCTCGCTACAATATTTACAGAAGCCGAGCTGGATCCTACCGTTATCATCGGCGGGAAACTGAACACTTTCGGCAGCAATGCACGCCTTGGCGAAGGGCAGTTCCTTATTGCCGAAGCTGATGAGTCTGACGGATCTTTTCTTTGCCTGTCCCCGATCATCACTGTTGTCACTAACATTGATATGGATCACATGGACTTTTACAAAGATCAGGATGCCATCGACAACTCATTCAGACAGTTTATGAATTCCATTCCATTCTACGGAATGAACATAGTCTGCGGAGATGATCCCGGGGTTAAAAGGCTTCTGCCATCTATCAAGAGACCTTGTATGTCATACGGTTTTGAAAAGCAGAATAGGCTTAGAGCAGAGATTTTGTCCTGTGAAGTTCGTAGCCTGTTTAAAGTTTTCCTTGATGATGAATTACTAGGTGAAGTTTCACTAGCTCAACCCGGCAAGCACAATGTGCTGAATGCTCTGGGTGCAATCGGCGTTGCTCTTGAGACTGGTATTGACAAAAAAGCAATTCTGGAAGGGCTCTCGAACTTCATGGGAGTCGGGCGCAGATTTGAGAAGAAAGGCGAATGCAAAGGGATTCTGGTTATTGATGATTACGGACACCATCCGGCAGAAATCAAAGCAACCATTGAGACAGCAAAGGCTTGTTACCCGACCAGAAGATTGGTTATAGCATTTCAGCCGCACAGATTTACCCGCACGCAAGCTCTCTTCGGAGACTTCTGCAAAACTTTCGAATTGGCTGACGAGCTCTTGTTAACAGAAATTTACCCAGCTTCTGAATCACCGATTCCAGGCGTGAACGGAATGTCTTTGGCGCAAGGAATCAGACAGGTCAGCTCTACGAAAGTACGTTTTTACCCTGACTTTGAAATGATGGAAAATGAACTGCCTAAAATCCTTAAAGCAGGTGACGTTTTTATCACTCAGGGAGCAGGTTCGGTTTATCGCATCGGCGAAAACTTTTTGAAACATCTAGAAAAAGGATCTGGAGACAGCTCAACTTCCACTTCTGAAACCACAAACTCGGAAACAGTTACTTCGCTGTAAAGCGATAAGTAATGGCAAAGGAAAAGTAATGATGCTTGAATTACTTCACGAACCGAAAATGGCAGACCTTACCTCTTTAGGTATAGGCGGAACTGCCAGAGCTCTTGCAAAAGTGCGGGACGAAGCGGGATTAGAAGAACTGTCTATCTTTCATGAGAAAGAAGCAGTAGGTCTTATCGCTATCGGTGAAGGAAGTAATATGCTCGCAGCAGATGGCAAACTTAACTACGCCTTCGTGAATGTGGATCTTGCAAATAAGGTTGCACCTGAATTTTCTGAGGATGATACTCGTGACATTACCGTCAGAGTTTCGGCAGACACAAGACTTCCAGGATTGCTAGCTTTCCTCATACGAAACGGTCTAAGTGGAATGGAAGGTCTAGCGGGGATTCCGGGATCAGTGGGCGGAAGCATTGCGATGAACGCTGGATCCTACGGAACCGACATTGCCGCGTCCATAACTAAAGCAAGGCTATGGACTCCCAGTAAAGGTCTGTTCTGGATGAATGTTGACGAGATGGATTTTGGTTACAGGCACTTTTCTGCCGGAACAGATGAGTTCACCTTGGTATGGGAGGCTGAATTCAAGTTCAACAGATCTACCGAAGATGAAGTTAAAAAGAATGTTCAGGATGTTTTCGCTAAAAAGAAAAGTTCACAGCCTGTTTTAGAGAAAAC
This window of the Maridesulfovibrio frigidus DSM 17176 genome carries:
- the murC gene encoding UDP-N-acetylmuramate--L-alanine ligase, yielding MRSRVGTIHMIGIGGSGMSGIAEVLINMGFTVTGSDLAAGDPVKRLLKIGAQIFIGHGAENVTDADVVVKSTAISDDNPEIVKARELGIPIIPRAEMLAELMRLRTGIAIAGTHGKTTTTSLLATIFTEAELDPTVIIGGKLNTFGSNARLGEGQFLIAEADESDGSFLCLSPIITVVTNIDMDHMDFYKDQDAIDNSFRQFMNSIPFYGMNIVCGDDPGVKRLLPSIKRPCMSYGFEKQNRLRAEILSCEVRSLFKVFLDDELLGEVSLAQPGKHNVLNALGAIGVALETGIDKKAILEGLSNFMGVGRRFEKKGECKGILVIDDYGHHPAEIKATIETAKACYPTRRLVIAFQPHRFTRTQALFGDFCKTFELADELLLTEIYPASESPIPGVNGMSLAQGIRQVSSTKVRFYPDFEMMENELPKILKAGDVFITQGAGSVYRIGENFLKHLEKGSGDSSTSTSETTNSETVTSL
- the murG gene encoding undecaprenyldiphospho-muramoylpentapeptide beta-N-acetylglucosaminyltransferase; its protein translation is MQRVILTTGGTGGHVFPALAVAANIQEKYPQCEILFLGGAGPEGDMVKRADITFKDLPAKGVMGGGLKRIFGSFWIFKALAYAIKEIVSFKPDAIIGFGGYAGFSPVLAGWMLGVPTAIHEQNSIPGISNRILGKVVKTVFASFEDTKGFFSPDKVDVVGNPVRKEIIDFASKAKERSILVFGGSQGAQAINDAIIEALPLLKMEDINMRHQTGKTDFERVKSEYKKASVNALAVSPFIYDMSAAYAEAQLVVCRSGASTVFEIAAAGKPAIFIPYPHATHDHQTGNAQHLEKIGAAIVIPQNELTGKKLAHQIMNLLRDEDALDKMGNQALKFARPEAASAIVSGLEVIIRMKKTGGLA
- the murB gene encoding UDP-N-acetylmuramate dehydrogenase produces the protein MMLELLHEPKMADLTSLGIGGTARALAKVRDEAGLEELSIFHEKEAVGLIAIGEGSNMLAADGKLNYAFVNVDLANKVAPEFSEDDTRDITVRVSADTRLPGLLAFLIRNGLSGMEGLAGIPGSVGGSIAMNAGSYGTDIAASITKARLWTPSKGLFWMNVDEMDFGYRHFSAGTDEFTLVWEAEFKFNRSTEDEVKKNVQDVFAKKKSSQPVLEKTAGCVFKNPEGHSAGKLLDDAGFKGKTIGGMAFSEMHANFLVNKGSGTGAEALELLDMATEAVLKKFGVTLESEVIILQ
- the ftsW gene encoding putative lipid II flippase FtsW, yielding MNKKKTLSDKPERLDYWLLGAALLLACFGLMMVLSASGIMAERFFDDKYLFFRKQAIFLCAGTFMMYLCSRLPKAFFYNLVYIWLMAAFVLLMLSDFTPLSVAAGGAKRWIAFGPIRIQPLEFCKPALVLYLAYFFSRKQDRIKSFSIGFLPPFAITGALCLLLMLQPDFGGSVFLCMILFFMSLVGGTRISYLLTSLLFAGGAGYLLITSSPYRLKRMTAFMDPFKSAQNEGYQLVQSLYAFGSGNVFGQGLGAGKQKLFFLPEAHNDFIMAVVGEELGFIGVTIVMIVIGFLLWRGFKIALAQENLQDRFTAYGMTIMLGLGFILNLAVVMGTVPPKGVPMPFVSYGGSSLIISCIAIGILLNLSRGKV